One segment of Rhodothermus sp. DNA contains the following:
- a CDS encoding protein phosphatase 2C domain-containing protein — MNAPLVRTFWLSRLGTAPAACEDAFAVRPGWPFAAAVADGATESAFAGAWARHLVRHFCRELPATPAALRDRLVRWRAVWQPNRQPAALPWYVAAKLEEGAHAALLGLVIRSDGSWQAVAVGDAVLLHLRGKRLLQAWPLDDPAQFHHRPALISSRVEAELPDVGGQTGCWAPGDAFVLATDALGAWLLATDPTLPLRLTTEALASQITAARRRRTLRNDDVAAVVVRCPGVQ, encoded by the coding sequence ATGAACGCCCCACTGGTACGTACCTTCTGGTTGTCACGGTTGGGGACTGCGCCGGCTGCCTGCGAGGATGCCTTTGCCGTACGGCCCGGATGGCCCTTTGCGGCTGCCGTGGCCGATGGGGCCACCGAGTCGGCTTTTGCAGGCGCCTGGGCGCGTCATCTGGTGCGGCATTTCTGCCGGGAGCTCCCGGCCACGCCAGCGGCGCTGCGGGATCGACTGGTACGCTGGCGCGCTGTCTGGCAACCGAACAGACAACCTGCTGCACTGCCCTGGTACGTGGCCGCCAAGCTGGAAGAAGGGGCGCACGCCGCACTACTGGGACTGGTTATACGGTCGGACGGAAGCTGGCAGGCCGTGGCCGTAGGCGATGCGGTGCTCCTGCACCTGCGCGGCAAACGGCTGCTGCAGGCCTGGCCGCTTGACGATCCAGCGCAGTTTCATCACCGTCCAGCCCTGATCAGCAGTCGGGTGGAGGCGGAACTGCCCGATGTTGGAGGGCAGACGGGTTGCTGGGCGCCGGGCGATGCATTCGTGCTGGCGACCGATGCACTGGGAGCCTGGTTGCTGGCAACCGATCCGACCTTGCCGCTGCGCCTGACAACGGAGGCGCTGGCTTCACAGATCACGGCGGCCCGCCGCCGTCGCACATTGCGCAACGACGACGTGGCCGCCGTGGTGGTTCGTTGCCCGGGGGTTCAGTGA